GGGACAACGTTACCACGGAATGCCTGGCTATGAGCGTAACAGGTTTTGGAATAATACGTACCAGTCTGTACGAATCATTAACGGCAGTGACTGGGCTGCGCATGCCAACTGGATGTACACTGAATGGTGCACGGAGGAGAGAGAGTTTTACAATCTCACTGACGATCCTCATGAGATAAACAACCTGGTTAAAAAGATGGATCCCATGCTAATACAAAAACTGTCTACtctactagctagcttggcCAACTGTACAGGGAGTGCTTGTTGGAAGATTGACTATGGTCGCATTACAGAGCAAGCTAGTCAGACTATAAACTACAGTGGAAAGCTTCACTGCTTTAATCCACCGGATATGCCAGGAGATAGAAGTAATGACGAAGAGTCAGAAACTGACTACTGCTCTGGTATGTATAGATATGGATTTCCATTTGCCGATAGTGACGAAGTGTCAGCTGATATTCTGGAGCAATGGAATGTGTGTGAACGTCTATAGACAAGACTCCTTGAATCTAGCTTTTATGATGATTTAGTTAAGTTTCCAGAAAAGTACTTTATAGTTTTttttttctataattatgttagatcAGTACTGTAGTTTTGCATCATACTGATTTATGAATGCATGTGCAAAAAATATGCCTGGGAGTATAATGGTGAAACTCGAGTCTCTCTGTAAGGAACTCTGTTTGTGATATGATGCGCTTTGCACTCGGGAGCGCGAGGCTTGGTGCGTTTCAGGGATACCTAAATCTTCTGTCATACTGCAGCATCTTTGAGACCTGCATAATTCCAATCGCAGGCATGGTTGTGAGACGTGGCTCTTGGACTCCACACCACTCACGTCAATAACTGTCAGCTATAAAAGTGCATGCacgagattgattctaaccagaggaggtacatcggcctgggatcgataTTAGATCCACCCACTTGAATAGTGCTGAATGTCTGTTCTTGTCTTGTGTATACACAAACATGCACAAAATTTAATGATACAGCTTCACTAGTCACTGGTGGCCAGTGGGTAAAGCACTCGACTCAAGATCAGAAGGTTGAGAGTTCGAGTCCCATCAGTATAGTAGCAGAAACATTTTCTAAGGAGTTTACTCAGCTTTGCCCTGAAAAATGAGTAGGTGTTCATCTCTGTCCACCGCATCCTGACGGATGGGATGTAAAGCCGGAGGTCCCGGGGGATctgaccatagattgaagagttagctcttcaatctatgatctGACGCAATAAGCTTCAAGCTTCCTTCAAACCCTCGCCAGCCACAACAGTGGTAAAACCTGGCAGGGTTTCGTAAAGGAAAAAAAACTTTATTTGTCAACCCTGTACATGCAGCCAAAAATATAGGTTCTATAGAAGCGACATTAAGTTCACTAATCGTTGAAAAAATCATTGTAGTGAGTTAAAAGCTATAGTTGCTGCTGATTCTTGTGCTTTTTGTGTTGAAGAACGCACTTCTCCATCTATATATCCGATCTGAGGAGCCAAGACTGTGGCTTGATACCCTCCCCTGACTTCTTTGTACTTGTACTCAATTTTTACGTTTCTGTCACACCTTTCCTTCAGCAGTGCTTCAAGCTGGGCAATAGGGTTAGtaactatagctattggtGCTAATGATGAGGTGGCCAAAGGAGGTTCAACTTCAGAGGATCCAATTGTGGTAGGTACAGTAGGTGTAGTAGACTGACCTGCATGGGAGTAGAGTAAACAACCGATTATCGAACACGTGCTATTTTCGaacgcttgttctcgaggacaGCAGCTCAGAGCACTAAGCTGATAGCACCTAGGTATAGACAAGGTAAGGCTCTATTCAAGTCTAAACTCACGGCCAACCAAAAGCTTCTTCGGCGGAGTGACAGGGCCAAATACTCGAACAGATTTAGCTTGAACATAGCCATGATTCTTCGAACTCTCTCTCTCGTATCGACAGAAGGCtctaagcagctagctataatgcATGACCGTAATCTACAACTAGTAAACTATGTACAGCTCTGGTTTCGAGGTCTGACTCCAAACCGTTAGATAATGGTGGCCTCCTAGTTCGAACTAAATCTGTTCGAGTATTTGGCCCTGTCACTCCGCCGAAGAAGCTTTTGGTTGGCCATGAGTTTGGACTTGAATAGAACCTTACCTTGTCTATACCTAGGTACTATCAGCTTAGTGCTTTGAGCCGCTGTCCTCGAAAACAAGCGTTTGAAAATAGCATGTGTTCGATAATCGGTTGTTTACTCTATATGGACGAATAGAGTTTAATgcaaaaaaaagaaaaagattGCATAAATTAACACTATAATCTCCTAAAAgcctacatgtagcaacaaATAAATAATTAACCATGGTCATTACCCgagggcggccacgggtatagtagtccgttggtttgtttatgtgtgacatgtgagtctactcacctggatgccataacactgcgtttacagcatggatgcctccacacaacaagttattagttttaattgtTGCAGAtgtcgatgttaaagcttctttgtcgtataaaagcgagcaaaagctgaACTTGCACATGGCTACCTCTACACGcaacctttattcgaggtagagaTCTACATAAACagttatttgcagctgaagtgatcctttaccggtctgtgttgaaagtagaattgtaggTTGTTGCTTTTCATTACTGTTGTATAACTGAACACTCTTCTGGTTTTTATATTCATGCCagcagccgagggttagcacttcagtgctctacttggtttgtttgtttgtgcatgtgtgacatGTGTGACATgtatgtgagtctactcatCTTGGATGCCATAACACTGCGTTTACaacatggatagccttcacacaacaagttattagttttaattgtggcagatttcgatgttgAAGCTTTGTTGTCATAATAAAAGCTAATAAGCTTAAATCTGCAcgttgagctagctatacatgcggattttatttgaggcacttatttgcactgaagtgatcccgtaccaggaacaatggaaaggGCACTCAGTAGAAAGCTAGACCTGTGCCTAGTTTGTTGTCTCGGGAGGCTTCTTGGCTGACTCTAGTCTTtatcctactccaggagccatacttctctaagacttctttgctgtgatcctagtccacagtgcatgcctcatgtaccactaaaactcaaatcaatgtttcagcatgcctccagtctggtttagttttattgctcctgagttacTGTGCAAAAAAAAATCAGAGGAGTGATATCACTTCTCTGATTTTTCTATTCATGTCActagccgagggtttgcactttagtactctagtttgtttgtgtgtgacatgtgagtctactcacctttAGTTTTGCTTCATTGTTGTATAAATGAGAAAAAGCTAAACTTGCACATTGGCTAGCTCTACACGTGACCTTTATTcaaggtagatctacatatttgcagctgaagtgattcTTTACTGGTCTCCAGTAAAATTGTATTCTgtaactgaacactccttaGGTTTTTATGCAtctatttattcatgtcaacagccgagggttagcactacagtgctctagtttggtttgttacccgaggctatgccgcggccagcgggtatggtagtcgtttggtttgtttgtgtgtgacatgtgagtctactcacctggatgccgtagcactgtgtttatacagcatggatagccttcacgcAACAaattattagttttaacagTGGCAGACTTTAGCATCGCTATGGAATAAAAGTGaacaaaagctaagaagcctgaacttgcacgttggcttgCTAACACGCGATCTTTATTCAAGGTAGATCTACCTATTTGTAGCTGAGTGATCCTTTATCAGGATCAGTGGACAAAGGGTTCTATtaaaagtagaaagctagggttagggttatagTAGTTGTTACTTCTTATTACTGAATACTCCTCTGGCTTCTATAATTTTCTTATTCatgccgagggttagcacttcagtgctctagtttgtttgtgtgtgacatgtgtgtctactcacctggatgccatagcactgcctccacacaacaagttattagttttaattgtggcagatttcgatgttaaagctataaaagcgagcaaaagctaagaagcttaaacttgcacattggctagctctacacgcgacctttattcgaggtagaaaGTTATTATCGTAaattatttgcagctgaagtgatcctttacagGTCTCTATTAAAAAGTTGAATTGTGGtgtttgttgcttctttattaTTGCTACTCCGGTTTCTATAGATCGTATTatacagccgagggttagcacttcatgcagtGCTAAAGAGCACTGATTTTTTGAGTGTATACCAGCAAGAgtagagagagtatcgaacgaaGGCATACTACACATCTGATGTATgcagagagtaacgtgacttcctgtatctgtcatgggcttggaatttgcacaccaTGCACTGATCAATcaaagtgtgggtgatgtaatctgatagattgatagattacatcacacacacttggattggtcagtgtgcaaattccaagcttgtgacagatacaggaagccTCCGCATACATATGATACACACTATAATACCTAAGtttgatactctctctctattataattttatactctTGATACCAGTGATTATATAGTttgcacctacatgtagcGTGTTTGACTCTTACCTCTATCAATCAATGGGTGTGACGGTATGAAATGAGGAGAGGAATCTGTGCACAAAAACGTTAGCATGGTAAGAACAAGAAGACCACCACAATCGATCAAGAGTGATAGACAAGTAATTTTTTCTCACTATATCCATGTGGAGAGGTTCCTTGATGCACATAATGTTGAGTGGCTTCGTAACAGAACACTGGAGATTAAagatgtacattgtatttctTTAGGCATCAAAATGGAATACACTCACCGTTTAACTCTTCAGCTTCGTCCAAAAAGAATACGTGATCTAGAAGTGTGTTTTCGGCTATAGCTTGCTGTATGCAGTCGAATTTCGGTTCGTTGAACATCTCGTTAACGTGCCGATTTACTTCAATCAGAATATACCCAATATCCTTCCCTCGGTTTGTGTCCTTTTCAAGCTCAGCTACAAATGCTTGAGTCCAGAAACCACCTTGAGGTTTGTGTCCCGGAATCTCAAATGCTTTCGTGGCAGGTAGGGTAGAGCGTAGTAGAAGATAGTTAGATAATGCAGACACTCGTGAATGAACAGAATCATCACCACCTCCACGAGGAATGGGCTCACTTGTTGACCCACCACGACAAGCGTCAATGAAAAAAAGTTTCGGCACATGTCTCAAGTCAGGCTTGTTTATTGGTAGGAAAGGCCACATAATATCCCTGTTGACATCAATTTCACCATCACGAGTGTGTATACAATCGTTTTTGTCTCCATGTCCAGCAAAACAGAAAACTATTCGCTTGTACCGTGGATCGTTCTTTGCAAATCCAGTCGGAAAGTGTACAGCTACAGCATTAACAGCTTCAATGATCTTTTGCTTAGGGGCATTGCTTAATGGGACAACAGCATATTGCAAATTCTCAAAAACCAAACATGTTTTAGTGAAATCATGAATGACTCCGTAGAGAGTATCCTCACGTTTATTGAATATCTTGCTCCACTGGTTTGCTACCACAATAGCCACCCCTTTGGCTGAAGGCTTCTGCTGCAAGGTGTGCTCTACAAGTGCCTCCATCCATTCAAAGTACAAGAATTGAAAGGCTTCAGGGGGATTCCCCTTACAATTTATTACGCCTGGTCTCTTGTtgtctcgaggctagtcaaGCGAGTCATCAGCTCATAGAGCTAGAGCAAAGCATCTCTTCTTTATCTAGATCTAtgatcagctacatgtactattaaaATTATGACAGAGCAGGCTATTGAACATGAGGTAAGTTGAGGTCATATCACCGATGGATATATATCATCTACGGACCCATCAAGTGGCATGGCATAACTAGACTAGATCTCTATGAAGTCTATACGCCTTGATCTACGGTAGATTTGATCCAGGTCTTGACTATAGCTATGTACTCCAATATTTTATTATCTAGTTCTACTTCCCCACTGTAGAATGACCCCCTCCAACCAGGTCAAAGGTGTATGGCAGTGCAGGACTTTGACGGACAAGAGGAGGGGGTGGGTACCTTACATACTGTACTTTCGATTTAAGgcaaccctccaaatatgcgacacccttgATCttattctgacctctaaaagtagcgactgctgcgttgacaattatttttttatgttgcgtcctaaatagaggtcaaagcatagcctcgattacaggccgctagtaatttaagcggcctgtaatcgaggatagtaaagtataacctccaattagaaaTTAGATGTTACCTCTAAATAtacgacaccaggacttcaacaaagaaacgacctctggcttcataattataacctgcAGCGCCgcgccacgggttatagtggTCACTCAGTCTGTCTGTCGGCCTATCTGTCGttttgtgtattctgagtatactcacctggatgcgatagcactgtgtttgttccatggatagcctcatcACAATAAGGTATTAatagtagttttaaatttggcagatttttcattgtcgaataaaagtgaGCCAAAGTTAAGAAGTTAAAAAGCTCGAACCTGCACGTTGATGTACACGTGGCTTTTATGTTTCATGCCCCCAAAACAGACCAGGGTGGCAGgcaaacaaataattataaccacacACCACAAAATTAGCGAAACATTACTTCGTTTTGCTAGATCACGTTGCCATACTGACCTTTTACCTGGACCACtaatttgtttgtttttttacAGCATTCTGCGACCCGGAAAATCCGTGAAACATAGTTATGGTGTGGCCATAGTACATGGTGTACCACTAGTCTATAGTTTGTAGCTGTAGCTGCTAGATCTTATGTACCTTTATTTTTTTAATGTAATGTGCAGGACCTTCCATTTAAAATTGGTGAGAAAATCATAATAGTCGAACCGTGTGAGGTAAGCAAAACATGTTCGCATTTATGACTTATGATTTGAACATTTTCATTGTACGTGTAACTTGCAGCTGGTGTTCTGGTACAAGGCACGCAATGAGGGAGGAAGCACAGGTGTTGTACCCAGGCCATTCCTAGTCCCAGTGGAGGGTGAGTGGCTGTGTGCTATACATTGTGTGGACTCTAGTTCTAAGTGTACGGTGGTTTTCAGCTCACAAGTtctgtggtcaattatggcttcgttgacaagtatgccagGGAATGCTAACTTTTTAtcttatataccgtatagcgcgaaattttcgaggaacttatatttcgtggaatggcctctaaaagcatttcgttgcacaatgttcgcggaatgactgcttaccggaagccacgcctttaaatcttgcatgttatagcaggtaaagaacgattttcgtggtcttaattttcgtataggattgctaacccacgaaatccacgaaaattaagcccctcgaaaatttcgcgctatacggtatagatagaagcgctttttattATTACAGCCTTTTACGAGTCAAATCCCAAACTACTTCAATAAATGTGAActaatgtacactgtacatgctgTCATGACATCCTTGTGTTGAACCTAATCCATACCTGCATGCCGTTCCTAATTGGTCAACAGATATACCTAAATAAATGTTCCTTTAGAAAACTATGTATTACACAAACAGTCGTAGAGTGTTAATATATATACGCAGGTACCAATCCACACAGAATAATAAATACTGTAACATTAGTTATAATTGTAGAGTTACGAATAGTAATAGCTGTATGTTAATATTTTCATTGCTGTACTTGCACTCACCTGTGTTGGTCGTAATtatatagcacgaaatttttgaggggcttaattttcgctgtttccctaggttagcaatcctacacaaaaattgtCCTTAATTAGAATACTATAATGTGGAAAGATTGAAGGTATGGCCTGGGAGCGTTTCTGGTCTCAACCCACAAAATGTATTCAACAAATTTTTAGAGGAAGGCCAGTCCACGAAATTtacgtgctatacggtacacagTAGCAGCTCCTGGCAGTAGTCATTAATATGTTGGGTATAACCTCCTCCAGATgctccaccccctccccttCCCCCTAAGGAGACTACTCCCACCCAAGTGCCAGTTGGAGGCTATGTACAGATGAGCTCTGCTGTCCCCATCGTTACCCAAGGTGTCACAAGGGAGGGCTACCTTCACATCAATCCCAGCACTTTCCAGCAAAACTCAAATGACCCTGATGATCGGGTAAGTCACAATAGCCGTAATCGTCAGAAATAAAGTAGTAATTACAAAACTAATTATggaagtacatgcatgagttGAATTAATTGGGCTCGAGTTGTATAATTACTAGCAGTAGAGCACGAGGGTATGACGTAATAACTTATTCTGGTTGTTCAAGGATCATTACCTAATGGACCGATCAGATTGCAGGATTCTACCCGACTACAATAGGATTCGCCACGCATCAATGCACTCCAGTTTCTTGTAAAGCTAAtagggtggtgggtggtacTTTAGGTTGAATTGGTCTGCAGGCATATTGACCACATCCTGTGTGGTATTTAtattaccaagggcgtatacagagaagagggcatgcaactcaccctattctcagaatcatccgactttGTATtaagctatttttagaactgcccacaaaaatgcctacgcgtaacctttgaccgcacaaggtaaatcaaggTTATTTTTGTATATCTGCAGCTactaggtagctagctagctagctcgattacAGCATagtagttctcagcagcagtatggctcgtactagcagtgtcaaaggcaaaggcaaaccatccaacagttgcaacgccaagaagatgaaacctaggtataataaacctgtcttcctgagtctctggtacttcttaacaatacGCCCAGCACATAACTTCccgctcgaaggggttgtcttggacctgactggactaggactggtcacgACACTTCGATCTCactgcactgttagctagctagctagcaaaggcaGCTCTCTCTGATGTAcacacccataattataactccgtaaataACACCGtccacttgttcacgtccgtatactagattctatttttagtatATCCGGCCTCTGATACaaagtcggatgagtacgtacggtacatagtgagttgcatgccctcttctctgtatacgcccttggtattacCCATGCTGTATTTACAACAGTAGTGCAatcctttgatgtctgaccacaATGAGCAATAAGTGCTATACCCGCAAAATGTGCTTACATTGGAGTGCACAAAGATTTAATGCATACTTGATTACGGTATTTGTGCTGCTGTTGTGCAttccagctacatgtatgttttagATGCCGATACATTGCATCAACGTGGTAGCCTTGAATCCAGGTCGCTATAAAAGACAGC
This genomic stretch from Halichondria panicea chromosome 16, odHalPani1.1, whole genome shotgun sequence harbors:
- the LOC135349647 gene encoding caspase-8-like, translating into MEALVEHTLQQKPSAKGVAIVVANQWSKIFNKREDTLYGVIHDFTKTCLVFENLQYAVVPLSNAPKQKIIEAVNAVAVHFPTGFAKNDPRYKRIVFCFAGHGDKNDCIHTRDGEIDVNRDIMWPFLPINKPDLRHVPKLFFIDACRGGSTSEPIPRGGGDDSVHSRVSALSNYLLLRSTLPATKAFEIPGHKPQGGFWTQAFVAELEKDTNRGKDIGYILIEVNRHVNEMFNEPKFDCIQQAIAENTLLDHVFFLDEAEELNVFCYEATQHYVHQGTSPHGYNSSPHFIPSHPLIDRGQSTTPTVPTTIGSSEVEPPLATSSLAPIAIVTNPIAQLEALLKERCDRNVKIEYKYKEVRGGYQATVLAPQIGYIDGEVRSSTQKAQESAATIAFNSLQ